A region of Pseudarthrobacter sp. NIBRBAC000502770 DNA encodes the following proteins:
- a CDS encoding propionyl-CoA synthetase, which yields MVTNSYRDSYRRSVEQPEEFWLEAAQKISWTSPPGRALDSSRAPLYSWFPDGALNTCYNALDRHVAEGRGGQDALIHDSAMLGTQQRYTYAELTDLVARFAGVLRSHGVGKGDRVVIYMPMIPEAAIAMLATARLGAVHSVVFGGFAPKELAARIRDAAPAAVVTASGGIEPSRRIEYLPAVAEALGLAGAPDIPVLVKARAGFVSAAADHAGWLDWDTAMDSAEPVAPVAVQATDPLYILYTSGTTGAPKGVVRDNGGHAVALRWTMENIYDIGPGDVMWTASDVGWVVGHSYIVYGPLLAGATTVMYEGKPVGTPDAGAFWRVVQDHRVNVLFTAPTALRAIRKADPEASLLRNYDVSSLRTLFAAGERLDTDTFHWASRVLGVPVVDHWWQTETGWAICSNPRGLEPLPIKAGSPTVPMPGFRLQVLDGGGGEVEPGIEGNIVLGLPLPPGTLTTLWGNDERFISSYLQAFDGCYATGDSGYRDEDGYLFVMGRTDDIINVAGHRLSTGAMEQVIGQHPAVAECAVIGLADPLKGQRPSGYVVLKSGVDIPEDVLAKDLVALVRRDIGAVADFKHVTVVDALPKTRSGKILRKTMRQIADGDEYTVPSTIEDPGVIDQLIGALRGGTDAG from the coding sequence ATGGTCACCAACAGCTACCGGGACAGCTACCGCCGCAGTGTCGAACAGCCGGAAGAATTTTGGCTGGAGGCAGCGCAAAAAATCTCCTGGACGTCTCCGCCCGGCAGGGCCCTGGACTCCAGCCGGGCGCCGCTGTACAGCTGGTTCCCTGACGGAGCCCTGAATACCTGCTATAACGCCCTGGACCGGCACGTGGCAGAAGGCCGCGGAGGGCAGGACGCCCTGATCCATGACTCCGCCATGCTGGGAACGCAGCAGCGCTACACGTATGCGGAACTGACGGACCTCGTGGCACGCTTTGCCGGCGTGCTGCGGAGCCACGGGGTCGGCAAGGGAGACCGTGTGGTGATTTACATGCCCATGATCCCGGAAGCTGCCATCGCCATGCTGGCCACCGCCCGGCTTGGTGCGGTGCACTCAGTGGTTTTTGGCGGCTTCGCACCGAAGGAGCTTGCCGCGCGAATCCGCGATGCCGCGCCCGCTGCGGTGGTCACCGCGTCCGGCGGCATCGAACCGTCCCGGCGCATCGAGTACCTCCCGGCGGTCGCCGAGGCCCTTGGGCTGGCCGGCGCGCCGGACATCCCAGTCCTGGTCAAGGCACGCGCCGGCTTCGTGTCGGCCGCTGCGGACCACGCCGGCTGGCTGGACTGGGACACGGCCATGGACTCGGCCGAGCCTGTGGCCCCTGTCGCCGTGCAGGCCACGGACCCGCTCTACATCCTGTACACCTCCGGGACCACCGGCGCGCCCAAGGGGGTGGTTCGCGACAACGGCGGCCACGCCGTCGCCCTGCGCTGGACCATGGAAAATATCTACGACATCGGCCCCGGTGACGTCATGTGGACTGCGTCGGACGTCGGCTGGGTGGTGGGGCATTCCTACATCGTCTATGGGCCGCTGCTGGCCGGGGCCACCACCGTGATGTACGAAGGAAAGCCGGTTGGCACGCCCGACGCCGGGGCGTTCTGGCGCGTGGTGCAGGACCACCGGGTCAACGTGCTGTTCACCGCACCAACGGCACTGCGGGCCATCCGCAAGGCCGATCCTGAAGCATCGCTGCTGCGAAACTACGATGTCTCCAGCCTGCGGACGCTGTTCGCCGCCGGCGAGCGGCTGGACACGGACACGTTCCACTGGGCCTCCCGGGTCCTGGGCGTGCCCGTGGTGGACCATTGGTGGCAAACCGAGACCGGCTGGGCCATTTGCTCCAATCCGCGTGGACTGGAGCCGCTGCCCATCAAGGCTGGTTCCCCGACCGTTCCGATGCCAGGGTTCCGGCTGCAGGTCCTTGACGGCGGGGGCGGGGAAGTCGAACCGGGGATCGAAGGCAACATCGTGCTGGGGCTGCCCCTTCCGCCGGGCACCCTGACCACCCTGTGGGGAAACGACGAACGTTTCATCTCGTCCTACCTCCAGGCTTTCGACGGCTGCTACGCCACAGGCGATTCCGGCTACCGCGATGAGGACGGGTACCTGTTCGTCATGGGCCGCACCGACGACATCATCAACGTTGCCGGCCACCGGCTGTCCACCGGCGCCATGGAACAGGTGATCGGCCAGCACCCTGCCGTCGCCGAGTGCGCCGTGATCGGGCTCGCCGACCCCCTCAAGGGCCAGCGCCCCAGCGGCTACGTGGTGCTCAAATCCGGGGTCGACATCCCCGAAGACGTCCTGGCCAAGGACCTGGTGGCACTGGTTCGGCGGGACATCGGTGCCGTGGCGGACTTCAAGCATGTGACGGTGGTGGACGCGCTGCCTAAGACCCGGTCCGGAAAGATCCTGCGCAAGACCATGCGCCAGATCGCCGACGGCGACGAATATACGGTGCCCTCCACCATCGAGGATCCGGGCGTCATTGACCAGCTGATCGGCGCCCTCCGGGGCGGGACGGACGCCGGCTGA
- a CDS encoding GntR family transcriptional regulator, producing the protein MRASDKAYAALRDDIIEWRLAPGTVLAEVEQSERLGVSRTPLREALGRLTAEGLTTAGGRGVVVTDISLEDIDELFELRQTLEGKAAALAARRGDTATFERLQCELLNAPALINGGDPALHDYYELVGRLDTAIDAAISNSYLAQAMRSLRVHLVRIRRLAADDANRLTAAAAEHAAIAEAIAAGNPALAEAATIVHLHRSLSHVKATHASHPKEHHG; encoded by the coding sequence ATGCGAGCCAGCGACAAGGCCTACGCGGCGCTGCGGGACGACATCATCGAATGGCGCCTTGCGCCCGGCACCGTCCTGGCCGAGGTGGAACAGTCCGAACGCCTTGGCGTCTCGCGCACACCGCTGCGGGAGGCGCTGGGCCGCCTCACGGCGGAAGGGCTCACGACGGCGGGCGGCCGCGGCGTCGTCGTCACCGACATCTCCCTGGAGGACATCGACGAACTGTTCGAACTGCGCCAAACCCTGGAGGGCAAGGCCGCGGCACTGGCTGCCCGGCGCGGGGATACCGCCACCTTTGAGCGCCTGCAGTGCGAACTGCTCAATGCCCCCGCGCTGATCAACGGCGGGGACCCCGCCCTGCATGATTACTACGAACTGGTGGGCAGGCTGGACACAGCCATCGACGCCGCCATCTCAAACTCCTACCTGGCCCAGGCCATGCGCAGCCTGCGCGTGCACCTGGTCCGGATCCGCCGGCTGGCCGCCGACGACGCCAACCGCCTGACCGCCGCGGCAGCCGAGCACGCCGCCATCGCGGAGGCCATCGCCGCCGGCAACCCGGCACTCGCCGAGGCGGCAACGATCGTCCACCTGCACCGCAGCCTCTCCCACGTCAAAGCGACCCACGCATCCCACCCGAAGGAGCACCATGGTTAA
- a CDS encoding MmgE/PrpD family protein, with protein sequence MVKEHHVRVYKSEENLPREDQLAYKIAQVAADPVAVTDEVTDMVINRIIDNASVAIASLNRAPIVAARAQALTHGPSTGGKGSKVFGIEERVAPEWAAWANGVAVRELDYHDTFLAAEYSHPGDNIPPILAVAQHVGASGHDLVRGITTGYEIQVNLVKAICLHKHKIDHVAHLGPSAAAGIGTLLDLDVETIFQSVGQALHTTTATRQSRKGEISTWKAHAPAFAGKMAIESADRAMRGQTSPVPIYEGEDGVIAWMLDGPDASYMVPLPTPGEAKRAILDTYTKEHSAEYQAQAWIDLARKLHREHPEVTDPANVESVLIKTSHHTHYVIGSGANDPQKYSPTASRETLDHSIPYIFTVALQDGAWHHVDSYAPERAARPDTVELWHKVTTEEDAEWTRRYHSLDIAEKAFGGSVEITLKDGTVITDQIAVADAHPLGARPFARGQYVNKFRTLAAGLVEEAEIERFLAAVERLPELAAGELDQLNITAAPGVIDLAAAPKGLF encoded by the coding sequence ATGGTTAAGGAACACCACGTCCGCGTCTACAAGAGCGAAGAAAACCTCCCCCGCGAGGACCAGCTTGCCTACAAGATCGCCCAGGTGGCGGCAGATCCCGTCGCCGTCACGGACGAAGTGACGGACATGGTGATCAACCGCATCATCGACAACGCCTCGGTGGCCATCGCCTCACTGAACCGTGCTCCGATCGTCGCGGCCCGGGCCCAGGCCCTTACCCACGGTCCCAGCACCGGCGGCAAGGGCTCCAAGGTCTTCGGCATCGAGGAACGGGTTGCACCGGAATGGGCTGCCTGGGCAAACGGGGTGGCCGTCCGCGAACTCGACTACCACGACACTTTCCTGGCAGCCGAGTACTCCCACCCCGGTGACAACATTCCCCCGATCCTTGCCGTTGCCCAGCACGTTGGCGCCAGCGGCCACGACCTGGTCCGCGGCATCACCACCGGCTACGAGATCCAGGTCAACCTGGTCAAGGCGATCTGCCTGCACAAGCACAAGATCGACCACGTCGCGCACCTCGGCCCCTCGGCTGCCGCAGGTATCGGCACACTGCTGGACCTCGACGTCGAAACCATCTTCCAGTCGGTGGGCCAGGCACTGCACACCACCACGGCGACCCGGCAGTCACGCAAGGGCGAGATCTCCACCTGGAAGGCCCACGCCCCGGCGTTCGCCGGCAAGATGGCCATCGAATCAGCCGACCGGGCCATGCGCGGCCAGACTTCACCGGTGCCGATCTACGAAGGCGAAGACGGCGTCATCGCCTGGATGCTCGACGGTCCGGACGCGTCCTACATGGTCCCGCTCCCCACCCCGGGCGAAGCCAAGCGTGCCATCCTGGACACCTACACCAAGGAACACTCCGCCGAGTACCAGGCGCAGGCCTGGATCGACCTGGCACGCAAGCTGCACCGTGAACATCCAGAGGTGACTGACCCGGCCAACGTCGAATCAGTCCTGATCAAGACCAGCCACCACACCCACTACGTGATCGGCTCCGGCGCCAACGACCCCCAGAAGTACAGCCCCACCGCCAGCCGGGAAACCCTGGACCACTCCATCCCGTACATCTTCACCGTTGCCCTGCAGGACGGCGCCTGGCACCACGTGGACTCCTACGCACCGGAACGCGCCGCACGGCCGGACACCGTGGAACTGTGGCACAAGGTGACCACGGAGGAGGACGCGGAGTGGACCCGGCGCTACCACTCCCTGGACATCGCAGAGAAGGCCTTCGGTGGCTCCGTGGAGATCACGCTGAAGGACGGTACGGTCATCACCGACCAGATCGCCGTCGCCGACGCCCACCCGCTGGGCGCCCGGCCTTTCGCCCGCGGGCAGTACGTCAACAAGTTCCGCACCCTCGCCGCCGGGCTGGTGGAGGAGGCTGAAATCGAAAGGTTCCTCGCCGCCGTCGAACGCCTCCCCGAACTGGCCGCCGGCGAGCTGGACCAGCTGAACATCACTGCAGCGCCCGGGGTCATCGACCTGGCCGCGGCACCGAAGGGACTCTTCTGA
- a CDS encoding response regulator, which yields MSSIRVLVVEDEAIASAAHAAYVGRLDGFELAGTAPDGQSALRLLNEFVAAGKPVELVLLDMNLPDLHGLDIARRMRSAGILADIIAITAVRELAIVRSAVAIGVVQYLIKPFTFATFSDKLENYRQFRQQLADPGSGPSKGGASQSEVDQAFASLRAPSELPLPKGLSTSTLGSVQEFLRGQPDAVSATEVMDSLGMSRVTARRYLEYLADAGTVSRTARYGTPGRPENEYRWNAR from the coding sequence GTGAGCAGCATCCGGGTCCTCGTCGTCGAAGACGAGGCCATCGCTTCGGCGGCCCACGCCGCCTACGTGGGCCGGCTGGACGGTTTTGAGCTGGCGGGCACCGCCCCGGACGGCCAGTCCGCACTGCGGCTCCTGAACGAATTCGTTGCGGCGGGCAAGCCGGTGGAACTGGTCCTGCTGGACATGAACCTGCCCGACCTGCATGGCCTGGACATCGCCCGGCGGATGCGGTCGGCGGGGATCCTGGCGGACATCATCGCCATCACCGCCGTGCGTGAGCTGGCAATTGTCCGCAGCGCCGTTGCCATCGGTGTGGTCCAGTACCTGATCAAGCCGTTCACGTTCGCCACGTTCTCCGACAAGCTGGAGAACTACCGCCAGTTCCGGCAGCAACTGGCGGATCCGGGCAGCGGTCCCAGCAAGGGCGGCGCCTCGCAAAGCGAAGTGGACCAGGCGTTCGCCAGCCTGCGGGCGCCGTCGGAACTTCCGCTCCCGAAGGGCCTTTCCACCTCGACCCTCGGCTCGGTCCAGGAGTTCCTCCGGGGCCAGCCCGACGCAGTGTCCGCCACCGAGGTCATGGATTCGCTGGGCATGTCCCGGGTGACGGCGCGGCGCTACCTGGAGTATCTGGCCGACGCCGGCACGGTTTCCCGGACCGCCCGCTACGGAACCCCGGGACGGCCGGAAAACGAGTACCGCTGGAACGCCCGCTGA